Proteins from one Streptomyces genisteinicus genomic window:
- a CDS encoding response regulator transcription factor codes for MTRVLLAEDDASISEPLARALRREGYEVEVREDGPTALDAGLAGGVDLVVLDLGLPGMDGLEVARRLRAEGHTIPILVLTARADEVDTVVGLDAGADDYVTKPFRLAELLARVRALLRRGAAEPVPAPSTHGVRIDVESHRAWMGEEELQLTAKEFDLLRVLVRDAGRVVTRDQLMREVWDTTWWSSTKTLDMHISWLRKKLGDDAANPRYIATVRGVGFRFEKS; via the coding sequence ATGACGCGTGTACTGCTCGCCGAGGACGACGCATCCATCTCCGAACCGCTGGCCCGCGCGCTGCGCCGCGAGGGGTACGAGGTGGAGGTGCGCGAGGACGGTCCGACCGCGCTCGACGCCGGACTCGCGGGCGGTGTCGACCTCGTCGTCCTGGACCTGGGACTGCCCGGGATGGACGGTCTGGAGGTGGCCAGGCGGCTCCGTGCCGAGGGGCACACGATCCCGATCCTGGTCCTGACCGCCCGCGCCGACGAGGTGGACACCGTGGTGGGCCTCGACGCCGGGGCCGACGACTACGTCACCAAGCCGTTCCGGCTGGCCGAGCTGCTCGCCCGGGTCCGGGCCCTGCTGAGGCGCGGCGCCGCGGAGCCGGTACCCGCCCCCTCCACCCACGGCGTGCGGATCGACGTCGAGTCGCACCGGGCGTGGATGGGCGAGGAGGAGCTCCAGCTGACCGCCAAGGAGTTCGACCTGCTGCGCGTGCTGGTCAGGGACGCCGGACGGGTCGTCACCCGCGACCAGTTGATGCGCGAGGTCTGGGACACCACCTGGTGGTCGTCGACCAAGACCCTCGACATGCACATCTCCTGGCTGCGCAAGAAGCTCGGCGACGACGCGGCCAACCCCCGCTACATCGCCACCGTCCGGGGCGTGGGCTTCCGTTTCGAGAAGTCCTGA
- a CDS encoding peptide MFS transporter — MASSLTKASASTPGSDKTFFGHPRGMATLFMTEMWERFSWYGMRAILVLYLVAGVLDGPLEGREALAASIYGVYNAVVYMAAMPGGWIADRLWGARKAVLVGGIVIALGHFTLAIPSDAAFFAGLALIAAGTGLLKPNISAMVGGLYEGQPSARRDAGFTLFYMAINIGGMAAPLIVGYLGENVNWHLGFAVAGIGMTLAVVQYVLGGRHLGDVGKEPGTPATPEEKRNVLRKVLLWGGIAVAAVAVDVALGTYDIEHIVNALAVLGIVVPVVYFVAMYRNPGLTAEDRPKIQAFAWFFATAVLFWMIYDQSGSLLTLFADGKTDRMIGGWEFPASWYQSVNPAMVIILAPIFAGLWVALAKRNREPSTPMKFALAMLLIGGSFAIMGLAGAAAANSETGKVTVFWLLSVYLVQTIGEMCLSPVGLSLSTKLAPKQFVGQIMGLWFLATATGNALNGWTTKLNAPLGDALYYSLWAVIAVATGLAFMTAGRKIRALMGNVR, encoded by the coding sequence ATGGCGTCCAGCCTGACGAAGGCATCGGCCAGTACCCCTGGCAGCGATAAGACCTTCTTCGGCCACCCCCGCGGTATGGCCACGCTGTTCATGACGGAGATGTGGGAGCGCTTCTCCTGGTACGGGATGCGCGCCATCCTCGTGCTCTACCTGGTCGCGGGCGTCCTGGACGGCCCGCTGGAGGGCCGCGAGGCGCTTGCCGCCTCCATCTACGGCGTCTACAACGCCGTCGTCTACATGGCCGCGATGCCCGGCGGCTGGATCGCCGACCGCCTGTGGGGCGCCCGGAAGGCCGTCCTCGTGGGCGGCATCGTCATCGCCCTCGGCCACTTCACGCTGGCGATCCCGTCCGACGCCGCGTTCTTCGCCGGTCTCGCGCTGATCGCCGCCGGTACCGGCCTGCTGAAGCCCAACATCTCCGCGATGGTCGGCGGCCTCTACGAGGGCCAGCCGAGCGCGCGCCGTGACGCGGGCTTCACCCTCTTCTACATGGCGATCAACATCGGCGGCATGGCCGCGCCGCTGATCGTCGGCTACCTCGGTGAGAACGTCAACTGGCACCTCGGCTTCGCCGTCGCCGGTATCGGCATGACGCTCGCCGTCGTGCAGTACGTCCTCGGCGGACGCCACCTCGGCGACGTCGGCAAGGAGCCCGGCACCCCGGCCACGCCGGAGGAGAAGCGCAACGTGCTGCGGAAGGTGCTGCTGTGGGGCGGCATCGCCGTCGCGGCGGTCGCCGTGGACGTCGCACTCGGCACCTACGACATCGAGCACATCGTCAACGCGCTCGCCGTCCTCGGCATCGTCGTGCCGGTCGTCTACTTCGTCGCGATGTACCGGAACCCCGGCCTGACCGCCGAGGACCGTCCCAAGATCCAGGCCTTCGCGTGGTTCTTCGCGACGGCCGTGCTCTTCTGGATGATCTACGACCAGTCCGGATCGCTGCTGACGCTGTTCGCCGACGGCAAGACCGACCGGATGATCGGCGGCTGGGAGTTCCCCGCGTCCTGGTACCAGTCGGTCAACCCGGCCATGGTGATCATCCTGGCTCCGATCTTCGCCGGGCTGTGGGTCGCGCTGGCCAAGCGCAACCGCGAGCCCAGCACCCCGATGAAGTTCGCGCTGGCGATGCTCCTCATCGGCGGCTCCTTCGCCATCATGGGCCTCGCGGGCGCCGCGGCCGCCAACAGCGAGACCGGCAAGGTCACCGTCTTCTGGCTGCTGAGCGTGTACCTCGTCCAGACCATCGGCGAGATGTGCCTGTCCCCGGTCGGTCTCTCGCTCTCCACGAAGCTGGCGCCGAAGCAGTTCGTCGGCCAGATCATGGGTCTGTGGTTCCTCGCCACCGCGACGGGCAACGCCCTCAACGGCTGGACCACCAAGCTCAACGCTCCGCTGGGCGACGCCCTGTACTACTCCCTGTGGGCGGTCATCGCCGTCGCCACGGGCCTGGCGTTCATGACGGCGGGGCGCAAGATCCGCGCCCTGATGGGCAACGTGCGCTGA
- a CDS encoding ATP-binding protein, whose protein sequence is MSTTRQQPPGELGPEPGEAGAAPAVPAPPGGAVRRLALGSASGIVPLARDFTRQALYDWGWLPAGTAERSAAAEDVLLVVSELVTNACLHADGPEELRVASDGKVLRLEVDDRGTGQPAPRTPHRAGRPGGHGMFIVQRLCLDWGVARTPGAPGKTVWAELAAPA, encoded by the coding sequence ATGAGCACCACCCGGCAGCAGCCGCCGGGCGAATTGGGCCCCGAGCCCGGGGAAGCGGGCGCGGCACCGGCCGTACCCGCACCGCCGGGCGGCGCTGTGCGCCGTCTCGCGCTCGGCAGCGCCAGCGGCATCGTCCCGCTCGCCCGCGACTTCACCCGGCAGGCCCTCTACGACTGGGGCTGGCTGCCCGCCGGTACGGCCGAGCGCAGCGCGGCGGCCGAGGACGTCCTGCTGGTCGTCTCCGAGCTGGTCACCAACGCCTGTCTGCACGCGGACGGCCCCGAGGAACTGCGCGTCGCCTCCGACGGCAAGGTGCTCCGCCTGGAGGTCGACGACCGCGGCACGGGCCAGCCCGCACCCCGGACCCCGCACCGCGCGGGCCGCCCCGGCGGCCACGGGATGTTCATCGTCCAGCGCCTCTGCCTCGACTGGGGCGTCGCCCGCACGCCGGGCGCCCCGGGCAAGACGGTGTGGGCCGAACTGGCCGCCCCCGCCTGA